A genomic stretch from Larimichthys crocea isolate SSNF chromosome XXII, L_crocea_2.0, whole genome shotgun sequence includes:
- the LOC104921840 gene encoding microfibrillar-associated protein 3-like isoform X1, with the protein MLPTQRHHLSHLLLTVLLLGSWTAHGALNGSETETAACLRLDSISSSRCIVVKEGSNALIECNVTGGHNDIKWYNSKGPLLGGKWLIQENGVLNITAVSFKDRGRYTCVTPGSKNYTVTLRVAHSESGLGLYFVIVCLVTFTITMILNVARVCMVSSHLKKTERAINEFFRTEGAEKLQRAFEVAKRIPIVTSAKTQEFAKVTQFKTMEFARHMEELARSVPLPPLILNCRTFGEEGAETVNPEPQPADQAKPGKRQAIGPPSSNRNEDEEEGVCQALLSSEGQGNNGSSVDTKASVHTVSEVTNEGKEAAMCLHVLAPGSRTSVSYESNI; encoded by the exons ATGTTACCAACTCAAAGACACCACCTGTCACACCTGCTGCTCACAGTCCTGCTGCTTGGTAGCTGGACGGCACATGGAGCTCTGAACGGGTCGGAGACAGAAACGGCGGCCTGCCTCCGGCTGGACAGCATCTCGTCCAGCAGGTGCATCGTGGTCAAGGAGGGATCCAACGCTCTGATTGAGTGCAACGTGACCGGAGGCCACAATGACATCAAGTGGTACAACTCTAAAGGGCCTTTGCTCG GTGGGAAGTGGCTGATTCAGGAGAATGGCGTCCTGAACATCACTGCGGTCTCTTTCAAAGACCGTGGACGCTACACCTGTGTCACCCCTGGGTCCAAAAACTACACCGTCACTCTGCGTGTAGCTCACAGTGAGAGCGGCCTGGGCCTGTACTTTGTCATCGTCTGCTTGGTGACCTTCACCATCACCATGATCCTTAATGTGGCGCGGGTCTGCATGGTCAGCAGTCACctcaaaaagacagaaagagctATCAATGAGTTTTTCCGCACCGAAGGCGCAGAGAAGCTGCAGAGGGCTTTCGAGGTTGCCAAGCGGATTCCCATCGTCACGTCGGCCAAGACACAGGAGTTTGCCAAGGTCACACAGTTCAAGACCATGGAGTTTGCCCGTCACATGGAGGAGCTGGCACGGAGCGTTCCCCTGCCACCACTCATCCTGAACTGCCGTACGTttggggaggagggggcagaAACAGTCAACCCGGAGCCCCAGCCTGCAGATCAAGCCAAGCCTGGGAAGAGACAAGCTATAGGCCCGCCATCCTCCAAcagaaatgaagatgaagaggagggggtgTGTCAGGCACTGCTGTCGAGTGAAGGACAAGGGAACAATGGAAGCAGCGTTGACACCAAAGCGTCAGTCCACACAGTTTCTGAGGTCACCAATGAGGGTAAGGAGGCTGCCATGTGCCTCCATGTGCTCGCACCAGGCTCACGAACAAGCGTGTCCTACGAAAGCAACATATAG
- the fam114a2 gene encoding protein FAM114A2 translates to MSDSEATAAAEGAEVAQEEFQDARETPDSSPPTTPDISTDVAPTRKARRRPDPKPAAAEVEEKPKVEEQPAKTPSDSTVSQGGWGYWGSWGKSILSTATATVATVGQGLTQVIEKAETSLGIPSPTELSAQAEEEQKEQGEASSQTDRAAGEGSVAMGSAMGMLTSLTSVVQSTGKTVITGGLDALEFIGKKTMDVIAEGDPGFKKTKGLINRNSTLSQVLREAKEREELQQTAEKESDSEKKAVAHYGMLFDEFQGLSHLEALEILSRESESKVKSVLTTLSGDELVQLREELELIKESFSLVEFDEEEVDEKKDEDGSEFEKEIMEALEGLSITATAEKLSKACKSTCSQITDMIKPQEEESEEDMKKALSVEEIHAAAIRSLAELTARSIELFHKLAEMILFANSSTEAGVLSQLTVVLCKEISLLSKRFTSCLTTAGSNEKGDVLNPLITGVFLEASNSASYIQDAFQLLMPILEISHIQRRAESSEQ, encoded by the exons ATGTCAGACAGCGAAGCTACAGCGGCAGCAGAGGGTGCAGAGGTGGCACAAGAAGAGTTTCAGGATGCCCGCGAAACGCCCGACAGCTCCCCGCCGACGACGCCCGACATCTCGACCGACGTGGCCCCGACGAGGAAAGCCAGGAGGAGACCGGACCccaaacctgcagcagctgaagttGAGGAGAAGCCGAAAGTGGAGGAGCAGCCGGCGAAG ACACCCAGTGACTCCACTGTGTCTCAGGGTGGGTGGGGATACTGGGGCAGCTGGGGGAAATCCATCCTATCCACAGCAACAGCCACTGTGGCCACTGTGG GTCAAGGGCTCACTCAGGTGATAGAGAAGGCGGAGACGTCTCTGGGAATCCCCAGCCCGACCGAGCTGTCGGCACAAgctgaggaagagcagaaagAGCAGG gtgaGGCCAGCAGTCAGACGGACAGAGCGGCAGGAGAAGGATCGGTGGCAATGGGAAGTGCGATGGGAATGCTGACGTCCCTCACCAGCGTCGTCCAGAGTACT GGGAAAACGGTGATAACAGGCGGTCTGGATGCTTTGGAGTTCATCGGGAAGAAGACGATGGACGTGATAGCAGAAGGTGATCCGGGCTTTAAGAAGACCAAAGGACTGATTAACAGGAACTCCACTCTGTCTCAG GTGTTGAGGGAGGCGAAGGAgcgagaggagctgcagcagacgGCAGAGAAAGAGTCTGACTCCGAGAAGAAGGCGGTGGCTCACTACGGGATGCTGTTTGATGAGTTTCAGGGTCTGTCCCACCTCGAGGCGCTGGAGATTCTGTCTCGAGAGAGTGAGTCTAAG gtgaagtCGGTGCTGACCACCCTGTCGGGAGACGAGCTGGTTCAGCTCAGAGAAGAGCTGGAACTCATCAAGGAGTCTTTCTCCCTGGTGGAGTTTGACGAGGAGGAAGTGGACGAGAAGAAAG ACGAAGACGGCTCAGAGTTTGAGAAGGAGATAATGGAGGCCTTGGAGGGTCTCAGCATCACTGCCACCGCTGAAAAACTCAGCAAG GCCTGTAAGAGCACCTGCAGCCAGATCACTGACATGATCAAaccacaggaggaggagagtgaagaggacatGAAGAAGGCGCTCTCTGTCGAG GAGATTCACGCTGCAGCCATCAGGAGTCTGGCCGAGCTGACGGCTCGATCCATCGAGCTTTTCCACAAGCTGGCTGAGATGATCCTCTTCGCCAACAGCAGCACCGAGGCCGGCGTTCTGTCACA GTTAACTGTTGTCCTGTGTAAAGAAATCTCACTGCTTTCCAAGAGGTTCACGTCCTGTTTAACAACAGCTGGG TCAAACGAGAAGGGCGATGTCCTCAACCCGCTGATAACAGGAGTCTTTTTAGAG GCATCCAACAGCGCGTCCTACATCCAGGATGCCTTCCAGCTCCTGATGCCCATCCTGGAGATCTCCCACATCCAGAGGAGAGCCGAGTCCTCAGAGCAGTGA
- the cnot8 gene encoding CCR4-NOT transcription complex subunit 8, with protein MPAALTDSSQIICEVWASNVEEEMRKIRQIIQSYNYIAMDTEFPGVVVRPIGEFRSTVDYQYQLLRCNVDLLKIIQLGLTFMNEDGDYPPGTTTWQFNFKFNLTEDMYSQDSIDLLQNSGLQFKKHEEEGIDTLYFAELLMTSGLVLCENVKWLSFHSGYDFGYLVKLLTDARLPEEEHDFFQILNLFFPAIYDVKYLMKSCKNLKGGLQEVADQLELKRIGRQHQAGSDSLLTGMAFFRMKELFFEDNIDDAKYCGRLYGLGSGSTQPQNGISSSGQEETNNKH; from the exons ATGCCAGCCGCACTTACAGATTCCAGTCAGATAATCTGTGAGGTCTGGGCGAGCAAtgtggaggaggaaatgaggaaaATCCGGCAGATTATTCAAAGCTACAATTACATCGCCATG gacACAGAATTCCCCGGCGTGGTCGTCCGGCCGATCGGCGAGTTTCGCAGCACAGTGGACTACCAGTACCAGCTCCTGAGGTGTAACGTCGACCTCCTGAAGATCATCCAGCTCGGCCTCACGTTCATGAACGAGGACGGAGACTATCCTCCCGGCACGACGACGTGGCAGTTCAACTTCAAGTTTAACCTCAC AGAAGACATGTACTCACAGGACTCCATAGACCTGCTACAGAACTCCGGCCTccagtttaaaaaacatgaagaagaaggaatCGACACACTCTACTTCGCTGAGCTCCTCATGACGTCTGGTCTGGTGCTGTGTGAAAACGTCAAGTGGTTGTCCTTTCACAG cGGCTACGACTTCGGCTACCTGGTGAAGCTCCTGACGGACGCGCGGCTCCCCGAGGAGGAACACGACTTCTTCCAGATCCTCAACCTGTTCTTCCCCGCAATCTACGACGTCAAGTACTTGATGAAGAGCTGCAAGAACCTGAAG ggaggaCTACAGGAAGTAGCAGAccagctggagctgaagaggaTTGGGCGGCAGCATCAGGCTGGATCAGACTCGCTGCTTACCGGCATGGCTTTTTTCAGGATGAAAGAG CTCTTCTTTGAAGACAACATTGACGACGCAAAGTATTGTGGGAGACTGTACGGCCTGGGCTCGGGCTCAACCCAACCCCAGAACGGCATCTCCAGCTCGGGCCAGGAGGAGACGAACAACAAGCACTGA
- the LOC104921840 gene encoding microfibrillar-associated protein 3-like isoform X2, whose amino-acid sequence MLPTQRHHLSHLLLTVLLLGSWTAHGALNGSETETAACLRLDSISSSRCIVVKEGSNALIECNVTGGHNDIKWYNSKGPLLGGKWLIQENGVLNITAVSFKDRGRYTCVTPGSKNYTVTLRVAHSESGLGLYFVIVCLVTFTITMILNVARVCMVSSHLKKTERAINEFFRTEGAEKLQRAFEVAKRIPIVTSAKTQEFAKVTQFKTMEFARHMEELARSVPLPPLILNCRTFGEEGAETVNPEPQPADQAKPGKRQAIGPPSSNRNEDEEEGVCQALLSSEGQGNNGSSVDTKASVHTVSEVTNEAI is encoded by the exons ATGTTACCAACTCAAAGACACCACCTGTCACACCTGCTGCTCACAGTCCTGCTGCTTGGTAGCTGGACGGCACATGGAGCTCTGAACGGGTCGGAGACAGAAACGGCGGCCTGCCTCCGGCTGGACAGCATCTCGTCCAGCAGGTGCATCGTGGTCAAGGAGGGATCCAACGCTCTGATTGAGTGCAACGTGACCGGAGGCCACAATGACATCAAGTGGTACAACTCTAAAGGGCCTTTGCTCG GTGGGAAGTGGCTGATTCAGGAGAATGGCGTCCTGAACATCACTGCGGTCTCTTTCAAAGACCGTGGACGCTACACCTGTGTCACCCCTGGGTCCAAAAACTACACCGTCACTCTGCGTGTAGCTCACAGTGAGAGCGGCCTGGGCCTGTACTTTGTCATCGTCTGCTTGGTGACCTTCACCATCACCATGATCCTTAATGTGGCGCGGGTCTGCATGGTCAGCAGTCACctcaaaaagacagaaagagctATCAATGAGTTTTTCCGCACCGAAGGCGCAGAGAAGCTGCAGAGGGCTTTCGAGGTTGCCAAGCGGATTCCCATCGTCACGTCGGCCAAGACACAGGAGTTTGCCAAGGTCACACAGTTCAAGACCATGGAGTTTGCCCGTCACATGGAGGAGCTGGCACGGAGCGTTCCCCTGCCACCACTCATCCTGAACTGCCGTACGTttggggaggagggggcagaAACAGTCAACCCGGAGCCCCAGCCTGCAGATCAAGCCAAGCCTGGGAAGAGACAAGCTATAGGCCCGCCATCCTCCAAcagaaatgaagatgaagaggagggggtgTGTCAGGCACTGCTGTCGAGTGAAGGACAAGGGAACAATGGAAGCAGCGTTGACACCAAAGCGTCAGTCCACACAGTTTCTGAGGTCACCAATGAGG CAATATAG